In Cryptomeria japonica chromosome 10, Sugi_1.0, whole genome shotgun sequence, a genomic segment contains:
- the LOC131051685 gene encoding probable ascorbate-specific transmembrane electron transporter 2, which translates to MDRRRFGITAGPVILLVQVFGVTACILVLYWVLHYGGGLAFHSEKKQRIFNLHPVFMFVGFIFLASQGILSYKIVPVKKDSQKLVHLILLGLAIILGAIGIYAVFKFHNESHIKDMYSLHSWLGISVISLFGLQWVVGFIAFLYPGASKNRRGRIVPWHLFFGVFLYAMAIATVETGILEKLTFEEIKGLNRFSSEAMLVNSTAIIILIFAMLVVLSTILPRG; encoded by the exons ATGGATAGGAGACGCTTTGGTATCACAGCTGGGCCAGTCATTTTGCTTGTTCAGGTTTTTGGAGTAACAGCTTGTATACTGGTGCTTTATTGGGTTCTCCACTATGGTGGAGGATTGGCCTTCCACTCTGAAAAAAAACAGCGTATATTCAAT TTGCATCCAGTTTTCATGTTTGTTGGCTTCATTTTTTTAGCCAGCCAAG GTATTTTATCTTACAAAATAGTTCCTGTCAAAAAGGATAGTCAGAAATTGGTTCATTTAATCCTTCTGGGCCTTGCAATCATCCTGGGTGCCATTGGGATATATGCAGTCTTTAAATTCCACAATGAAAGCCATATTAAAGATATGTATAGCTTGCATTCCTGGCTGGGGATTAGTGTCATCTCTTTGTTTGGCCTGCAG TGGGTAGTGGGATTCATAGCATTTCTTTACCCCGGCGCATCAAAGAACAGAAGAGGAAGAATAGTTCCTTGGCACTTGTTTTTTGGGGTTTTCCTGTATGCAATGGCAATTGCAACAGTAGAGACAGGAATTCTGGAGAAGCTTACATTTGAAGAGATTAAAGGGTTGAATCGATTCAGTTCAGAGGCTATGCTTGTCAACTCTACAGCTATTATTATACTTATATTTGCCATGTTGGTCGTTCTATCTACCATTCTACCACGAGGGTAA